One part of the Pecten maximus chromosome 9, xPecMax1.1, whole genome shotgun sequence genome encodes these proteins:
- the LOC117334700 gene encoding DNA-binding protein RFXANK-like, which yields MEVTESCGRKNNKGGDDTKKGSPDRMAGGRRKLLSPMRRFGSSGHPGAFRLVSPIDSDQELNDLEVASVLAEGNKESPDCVSPTKSKRHETPFRPTTVMTNLQRGNVQTTTPLILKNMTIHQLAAQGELVLLQQEISEGTDVNKPDAAGMTALLWASANGQQATTEFLVEKNADINVCGKHGENALLLASSGGYTDIVYYLLSLGLDVNYSDESGSTGLMYACYRNHTGCIQALLEYGADITHTNEDHLTAMDLAVGQGHKAAQQTIEQHMLSLFGNSNRFLPEKL from the exons ATGGAGGTAACAGAGTCCTGTGGCAGGAAAAATAATAAGGGTGGAGATGATACAAAGAAAGGATCACCAGACAGAATGGCTGGTGGACGGAGAAAGCTGTTATCCCCAATGCGGAGGTTTGGGTCATCAGGCCATCCTGGAGCTTTCCGACTTGTCTCACCAATAGACAGTGACCAGGAACTCAATGACCTGGAGGTGGCCTCTGTATTAGCAGAAG GGAATAAAGAAAGTCCGGATTGTGTCTCCCCTACAAAATCAAAAAGACATGAAACACCATTTCGT CCCACAACTGTGATGACAAACCTTCAACGAGGCAATGTTCAGACCACTACGCCTTTAATCCTGAAGA ACATGACGATTCATCAGTTGGCTGCTCAGGGTGAACTGGTACTACTACAACAGGAAATCTCTGAAg GAACAGATGTTAACAAGCCTGATGCTGCTGGTATGACAGCTCTTCTTTGGGCGAGTGCTAACGGTCAGCAGGCCACAACCGAGTTCTTGGTGGAGAAAAATGCTGACATCAATGTTTGTGGGAAACATGGTGAGAACGCTCTCCTGTTGGCGAGTTCTGGAGGATACACTGACATCGTTTACTATCTCCTCAGTCTAGGACTTGACGTCAATTACAGTGATGAG TCAGGAAGTACTGGGCTGATGTATGCCTGCTATAGGAACCATACAGGGTGTATACAGGCCCTTCTGGAGTATGGAGCTGATATTACACACACAAACGAGGATCATCTCACTGCCATGGACCTAGCAGTGGGTCAAGGCCACAAAGCAG CTCAGCAAACTATTGAACAACACATGCTGTCTTTGTTTGGGAATTCCAATCGTTTCCTACCTGAAAAACTATGA